One stretch of Segatella copri DNA includes these proteins:
- a CDS encoding DUF6377 domain-containing protein codes for MSATRNEKLSFTLDSLLDNRSKIFKQKEASINTYKGIMDKDKSTATLLSIYDKLFNEYYVYQFDSAMVYVDKSIELADKTANQFYHDKSRIEKASLLAIGGLYGEAMSLLNEIDFSSLTPSLSFDYTITKYYIYMYWSDYCHDATYAPKYRQKAAEFLKQAVGLLSKNDKRYNFFLGEYYIYVERNDKKALSHYFRVLKEIPVNSRYYAMAAFAIANNYSANHQPEKYEEYIVQACISDLKNCTRENLALQDFAMYLYQKDNENVSRAERYINFAMDDAKAYNNRLRIIEISQKLPIIVKNYREKLTAQNNLMRAALWGISILLIIMLVLFYFYRQQNKLLHKHRIELSDSNTQLSSLNDALNLLNTRLTDTNKQRERLAKLYIDLCAKFIDRLSKFELLVHRKIKVGQGNDLLNMTSSSRLSDKDSATFLLQFDTAFLDMYPSFIEEFNALLKPEEQVKPAHSRSLTTELRIFALIRLGVKDSSEIASLLFYMPRTIYNYRSAFKNKALNRETFEEDVEKLCTVMPTTA; via the coding sequence TTGTCTGCAACAAGAAACGAGAAACTTTCTTTTACTTTAGATAGCCTTTTAGACAACAGATCCAAAATCTTCAAGCAAAAGGAGGCTAGTATCAACACCTACAAGGGAATCATGGACAAGGACAAGAGCACCGCCACGTTACTTTCTATCTATGACAAGCTATTCAATGAATACTACGTTTATCAGTTTGATTCCGCCATGGTGTATGTTGACAAGTCCATAGAGTTGGCTGATAAGACCGCCAACCAGTTCTACCATGACAAAAGCAGAATAGAAAAAGCATCACTGCTTGCCATCGGTGGACTTTATGGAGAGGCTATGTCTCTGCTCAATGAGATAGACTTTTCCTCGCTCACTCCATCTCTTTCCTTTGACTATACTATCACGAAGTATTATATATATATGTATTGGTCTGACTATTGCCATGACGCAACATACGCTCCCAAGTACAGACAAAAAGCTGCTGAGTTTCTGAAACAGGCGGTCGGTCTGCTCAGCAAGAATGACAAACGTTACAATTTTTTCCTGGGAGAATACTACATTTACGTGGAACGTAACGACAAGAAGGCATTGAGTCACTACTTTCGTGTCTTGAAGGAAATACCTGTCAACTCTCGTTACTATGCCATGGCGGCATTTGCAATAGCCAACAACTATAGTGCAAATCATCAACCCGAGAAATACGAAGAGTACATCGTACAGGCATGTATCAGTGACCTGAAGAACTGCACTCGCGAGAATCTTGCGTTACAAGACTTTGCCATGTATCTATACCAGAAAGACAACGAGAACGTTTCTAGAGCCGAACGCTATATCAACTTTGCCATGGATGACGCAAAGGCGTACAACAACCGACTGCGCATCATCGAAATCTCGCAAAAGCTGCCTATCATTGTCAAGAACTATCGAGAGAAGCTAACCGCACAAAACAACTTGATGCGCGCTGCCTTGTGGGGGATTTCCATCCTCCTCATCATCATGCTCGTGCTTTTCTACTTCTATAGACAACAAAACAAGTTGCTGCACAAGCATCGTATCGAACTATCTGACAGCAACACGCAATTATCAAGCCTCAACGATGCACTCAACTTGCTCAACACACGCTTGACAGACACCAACAAGCAACGCGAGCGATTGGCGAAACTGTATATCGACCTATGCGCCAAATTCATTGACCGACTGAGCAAGTTTGAATTATTGGTACACCGAAAGATCAAAGTGGGACAAGGAAACGACTTGCTCAATATGACTTCCTCCTCACGCTTGTCAGACAAGGACTCAGCCACCTTCTTGCTACAGTTCGACACCGCCTTCCTCGACATGTATCCTTCGTTCATAGAAGAGTTCAATGCCTTGCTCAAACCAGAAGAACAAGTGAAACCAGCACATAGCAGGAGCCTCACCACCGAATTGCGCATATTTGCCCTCATCAGATTGGGCGTTAAGGACAGTTCCGAGATTGCCTCCCTGTTGTTCTATATGCCTCGCACTATCTACAACTATCGGTCAGCATTCAAGAACAAGGCATTGAATCGTGAGACTTTCGAAGAGGATGTGGAGAAGCTGTGTACCGTTATGCCCACCACGGCATGA
- the rnr gene encoding ribonuclease R, which translates to MGKGKKGGKRMNKAQLTEMLQEFFAERPGETLSFKEIFRSLHLTTHPLKMLAIDIMEEMAWDDYLAKVSDNSYRLNQSIQVMEGKFVRKANGKNSVIPDDSEKPIFVSERNSMGALNGDRVEFTFLARRKNHIKEAQVNKILERAKDTFVGRLKVDKDLAYLVTPGDVFAHNIIIPRRKVKGGKTDDKAVVRIIEWPDGENKSPIGEVVDILGQMGDNDVEMNSILAQYGLPYKYPKNVEDAANKISGDITEQDYKEREDFRKVFTCTIDPKDAKDFDDALSIQRLENGNWQVGVHIADVSHYVTEGSIIDKEAVKRATSVYLVDRTIPMLPERLCNFICSLRPNEEKLAYSVIFELDNNAEVKNYRIVHTVIESDRRYKYEEVQELLEANGVIDGTGEPAPAETKEHPYQGENALQLITLDRLAKKLRAARFKNGAVKFDREELHFDVDEKGKPVSCYYKRSKDANKLVEEFMLLANRTVAESIGKVKKGKKPKTLPYRIHDNPDPQKLETLREFVVKFGYKMKTEGTKGATARSLNKLMSDCEGKPENNLIQMVALRAMMKAKYSVHNIGHFGLAFEYYTHFTSPIRRYPDTMVHRLLTKYADGGRSANEKHYEELCEHCSEMEQIAQNAERDSIKYKMVEFMGDKLGEEFDAHISGITSYGIYATIDENHCEGMIPMRDIADDYYDFDEKNFCLIGRRHHNKYQLGDAIRIKVAQANLEKKQLDFTLAGDSAPVRKEKPAANTSSSKAKKSKQKTRNHRKNK; encoded by the coding sequence ATGGGAAAAGGTAAAAAAGGTGGCAAAAGAATGAACAAAGCGCAGCTCACTGAGATGCTGCAGGAATTCTTTGCCGAAAGACCGGGCGAAACGCTCAGCTTTAAAGAGATATTCCGTTCCCTCCATCTTACGACGCATCCGCTTAAGATGCTGGCGATTGACATTATGGAGGAAATGGCATGGGATGACTACCTGGCTAAGGTAAGTGATAATTCTTATCGCCTGAATCAAAGCATACAGGTGATGGAAGGTAAATTCGTTAGGAAGGCAAATGGCAAAAACTCTGTTATCCCTGATGATAGCGAGAAGCCTATTTTCGTTTCTGAACGTAATTCGATGGGAGCACTTAATGGCGACAGGGTGGAATTCACCTTCCTCGCTCGCCGTAAGAACCACATCAAGGAGGCACAGGTCAACAAAATCCTTGAACGCGCTAAAGATACCTTCGTAGGGCGTCTGAAAGTAGATAAGGATCTGGCTTACCTCGTGACACCTGGCGATGTCTTTGCTCACAACATCATCATTCCTAGAAGAAAAGTAAAGGGAGGAAAGACCGATGACAAGGCGGTGGTACGAATTATCGAGTGGCCTGATGGAGAAAACAAGAGTCCTATTGGCGAAGTTGTTGATATTCTTGGCCAGATGGGTGATAATGATGTTGAGATGAATTCTATTCTTGCTCAATATGGATTACCTTATAAGTATCCAAAGAATGTTGAAGATGCAGCCAACAAGATAAGCGGCGACATCACAGAACAGGATTACAAAGAACGAGAGGACTTCCGAAAAGTTTTCACTTGTACCATCGACCCGAAGGATGCCAAGGACTTTGATGATGCCCTCAGTATCCAGAGATTGGAGAATGGTAACTGGCAGGTAGGTGTTCATATCGCAGATGTGTCACATTACGTCACAGAGGGCAGCATCATCGACAAGGAAGCTGTGAAACGTGCAACATCTGTATATCTCGTAGATCGCACCATCCCGATGCTCCCAGAGCGTCTCTGTAACTTTATCTGCTCGCTTCGTCCTAATGAGGAAAAACTTGCGTACAGCGTCATCTTCGAACTCGACAACAATGCCGAAGTCAAGAACTATCGCATCGTACATACCGTCATAGAGAGCGACCGCCGATATAAATATGAAGAGGTACAGGAACTCCTCGAAGCAAATGGTGTGATTGATGGTACTGGCGAACCTGCTCCAGCCGAAACAAAGGAACATCCTTATCAGGGAGAAAACGCACTTCAGCTCATTACGCTTGACAGACTGGCTAAGAAACTGCGTGCCGCAAGATTCAAAAATGGTGCTGTTAAGTTTGACCGCGAAGAGTTGCATTTCGACGTTGACGAAAAGGGGAAACCAGTAAGCTGCTACTACAAGCGCTCTAAGGATGCCAATAAACTCGTCGAGGAATTCATGCTTCTCGCCAACCGTACGGTGGCAGAAAGTATCGGAAAGGTAAAGAAAGGAAAGAAGCCAAAGACGCTTCCTTATCGTATTCACGACAATCCTGACCCACAGAAGTTGGAAACCTTGCGTGAATTCGTTGTGAAGTTTGGTTATAAGATGAAAACAGAGGGTACGAAGGGCGCTACAGCAAGAAGTCTCAACAAGTTGATGTCTGATTGCGAAGGAAAACCAGAGAATAATCTCATCCAGATGGTTGCACTCCGTGCCATGATGAAGGCAAAGTACTCCGTTCACAACATCGGACACTTTGGACTGGCATTTGAATACTATACCCACTTCACCTCACCTATCCGCCGTTATCCGGATACGATGGTTCATCGCTTGCTTACCAAGTACGCAGATGGCGGCAGAAGTGCCAACGAGAAACATTACGAAGAACTCTGTGAGCATTGCTCTGAAATGGAACAGATTGCACAGAATGCAGAACGTGACAGTATCAAATATAAGATGGTAGAATTCATGGGAGATAAACTCGGCGAGGAATTCGATGCCCATATAAGCGGTATTACTTCTTACGGAATTTATGCTACCATAGACGAAAACCATTGTGAAGGAATGATTCCGATGCGCGACATCGCTGACGATTATTACGACTTCGACGAAAAGAACTTCTGTTTGATTGGTCGTCGTCACCATAATAAATATCAATTAGGCGACGCTATTCGCATTAAGGTGGCGCAAGCCAACCTGGAGAAGAAACAACTAGATTTCACCCTAGCCGGCGATTCGGCTCCTGTACGCAAGGAAAAGCCTGCAGCTAATACTTCTTCCAGCAAAGCGAAAAAGTCAAAGCAGAAGACACGAAATCACCGTAAAAACAAATAA
- a CDS encoding alpha-galactosidase, with product MKLKSIALILMTVALPAMAEKVSVNTKGMSLILDVENGKPAQYLYFGTKLNPNDLQNLKVATDGRMDAYPAYGLNTPAEAALAMRHSDGNLSTALVATGCDVKNEGNASVTTVHLKDPVYNIKVDLKYRAYNDVDMIEAWTEILNGEKGTVTLTTFASAMLPIRRGDVWMSHLSGTWAAEGQLSHEKLQPGEFVIRNNDGTRNSHTDHAEVMFSLDGKGQENAGNVIGAALVYSGNYKLKTVTDDTEYHYFFAGINEQNSEYHLKKGETFKTPALALTYSTQGLSGASRNFHKWGRKYILAHGDKERDILLNSWEGVYFDINQKGMDQMMADIHSMGGELFVMDDGWFGTKYPRVTDNCALGDWVVDTKKLPNGIEGLLSDARKNQVKFGIWIEPEMTNTTSMLYEKHPDWVIKAPKRDAVLGRGGTQLVLDLSNPKVQDFVFGVVDNLLTKYPDIAYIKWDANMAIMNHGSQYLSAADQSHLYIAYHQGFAKVIDRIRAKYKDVVIQCCASGGGRANWGMLRGFDEFWVSDNTDAMQRIYMQYGTSYFFPAIAMASHISAVPNHTVFRTTSLKYRIDVAMSGRLGMEIQPKNMTDEEKALCRKAISEYKEIRPVVQLGDLYRLVSPYDNQGLSSIMYVSEAKDKAVFYWWKLANFYNVHLPRVKMAGLDENKIYKVKELDVIDNKPLDCEGKSYSGKYLMEHGLEMPYVHEVDWGKKNDWSSRVLYLEAE from the coding sequence ATGAAGTTAAAATCAATTGCACTTATATTGATGACTGTCGCACTTCCGGCGATGGCAGAAAAAGTATCTGTAAATACAAAGGGTATGTCGCTCATTCTCGATGTTGAGAATGGAAAACCTGCCCAGTATCTCTATTTCGGTACTAAGTTGAATCCTAACGATTTGCAGAATCTGAAGGTCGCTACTGATGGCCGTATGGATGCTTATCCGGCTTACGGACTGAATACTCCAGCTGAAGCGGCGCTTGCCATGCGTCATAGTGATGGCAATCTTTCAACTGCACTCGTGGCTACGGGCTGTGATGTGAAGAACGAAGGAAATGCTTCTGTTACGACCGTTCATCTGAAAGATCCTGTATATAATATAAAGGTAGATTTGAAGTATCGTGCATACAATGATGTTGATATGATTGAGGCATGGACCGAGATTCTGAATGGTGAAAAGGGTACTGTTACCCTGACTACCTTCGCATCGGCTATGCTTCCTATCCGTCGTGGAGATGTCTGGATGAGTCATCTTTCCGGTACTTGGGCAGCAGAGGGACAATTGAGTCATGAAAAACTGCAGCCAGGAGAATTTGTAATCCGAAACAATGATGGTACCCGCAATTCGCATACCGATCATGCAGAAGTCATGTTCTCGCTCGATGGTAAAGGACAGGAAAATGCGGGTAATGTTATTGGTGCAGCCTTGGTTTATAGCGGTAACTATAAGCTGAAGACGGTTACCGATGATACCGAATATCATTATTTCTTTGCCGGTATTAATGAACAGAACTCTGAATATCATCTTAAGAAAGGTGAGACTTTCAAAACTCCTGCACTCGCTTTGACCTATTCAACACAGGGCTTGAGCGGTGCAAGTAGAAACTTCCATAAATGGGGACGCAAATATATCTTGGCACATGGAGATAAGGAGCGTGATATCTTGCTCAACTCTTGGGAAGGTGTTTATTTCGACATCAACCAGAAGGGAATGGACCAGATGATGGCTGATATCCATAGTATGGGTGGTGAACTCTTCGTGATGGATGATGGATGGTTCGGAACCAAATATCCTCGTGTTACTGATAACTGTGCACTCGGCGACTGGGTGGTTGATACCAAGAAACTTCCTAATGGCATTGAAGGCTTGCTGAGCGATGCCAGAAAAAACCAGGTAAAGTTTGGTATCTGGATCGAACCGGAAATGACCAATACTACCAGTATGCTCTATGAGAAGCATCCTGATTGGGTTATCAAGGCTCCTAAGCGAGATGCTGTTCTGGGCCGTGGCGGTACTCAGTTGGTGCTCGATCTCTCAAATCCAAAAGTACAGGACTTTGTTTTCGGTGTAGTAGACAATTTACTTACTAAATATCCAGATATAGCCTACATCAAGTGGGATGCCAATATGGCTATTATGAATCATGGTAGCCAATACTTGTCTGCAGCCGATCAGAGTCATCTCTACATTGCTTATCATCAGGGATTTGCGAAGGTTATCGACCGTATTCGTGCTAAGTATAAGGATGTGGTGATTCAATGTTGCGCAAGTGGCGGTGGCCGTGCCAATTGGGGCATGCTCCGTGGTTTTGATGAGTTTTGGGTAAGTGATAATACGGATGCCATGCAGCGTATTTATATGCAGTATGGAACCAGCTATTTCTTCCCAGCCATCGCCATGGCAAGTCATATCTCTGCAGTGCCAAACCATACCGTATTCCGCACTACTTCTTTGAAGTATCGTATTGATGTAGCTATGAGCGGACGTCTTGGAATGGAAATCCAGCCAAAGAATATGACGGATGAGGAAAAGGCTCTCTGCCGAAAGGCTATCTCTGAATACAAAGAGATCCGTCCTGTTGTTCAGCTTGGCGACCTTTATCGTTTGGTTTCTCCGTACGATAATCAGGGCTTGTCTTCTATTATGTATGTTAGTGAAGCAAAAGACAAGGCTGTCTTCTATTGGTGGAAATTGGCAAACTTCTATAATGTTCATTTGCCAAGAGTTAAGATGGCTGGTTTGGATGAGAATAAAATATATAAGGTAAAAGAGTTAGATGTAATTGATAACAAGCCTCTTGATTGCGAGGGAAAATCTTACTCTGGTAAGTATCTTATGGAACATGGCTTGGAAATGCCGTATGTTCATGAGGTAGACTGGGGAAAGAAGAACGACTGGTCGTCTCGTGTTCTCTATTTGGAGGCAGAATAG
- the trhA gene encoding PAQR family membrane homeostasis protein TrhA, with protein MKLKIHFSHKEELWNSWSHAGGILMGFVVGAIFLYWCFTMHNGWATAGVILYLFGMLMSYIASTVYHAVSAWSKWKERLRKWDHAAIYWHIAGSYSPITLIAMRDQGYWGWSLFIFIWACAIAGTIMSFARLKDHSNLETICFVGMGLSVLVAFKPLIDSVSTATVWWIIAEGVCYITGAVFYSINKKKYMHSVFHFFVLAGSICHIIAVWDILMKYI; from the coding sequence ATGAAACTAAAGATACATTTCAGTCATAAAGAAGAACTTTGGAACTCATGGTCGCATGCAGGAGGTATCCTGATGGGCTTTGTCGTGGGAGCCATCTTCTTATATTGGTGTTTTACGATGCATAACGGATGGGCTACGGCGGGAGTTATCCTCTATCTGTTCGGTATGCTGATGTCTTACATCGCCTCAACGGTTTACCATGCCGTTTCTGCCTGGAGCAAATGGAAGGAGCGACTGCGCAAATGGGACCATGCCGCCATCTACTGGCATATTGCCGGTTCTTACTCGCCAATCACGCTCATTGCGATGCGAGACCAGGGATATTGGGGATGGAGCCTCTTTATCTTTATCTGGGCTTGCGCCATTGCCGGAACCATCATGAGTTTTGCCAGACTCAAGGATCACAGCAACCTGGAGACCATCTGCTTTGTAGGCATGGGATTGTCGGTACTGGTTGCCTTTAAACCTTTGATAGACTCCGTATCCACCGCCACAGTCTGGTGGATTATTGCCGAAGGCGTCTGCTACATTACGGGCGCCGTATTCTACAGTATCAACAAGAAGAAATACATGCATTCCGTGTTCCATTTCTTCGTTTTAGCTGGTAGTATCTGCCACATCATTGCAGTTTGGGACATTCTCATGAAATATATCTAA
- a CDS encoding ABC transporter ATP-binding protein: MIQIKDIDFRYPGSKHLVFRDFSLELKENNIYGLLGKNGTGKSTLLYLISGLLRQQQGTILVDGISAQDRKAEMLKDIFMVPEEFELPNVSLATYVKMNQGFYPNFSQEVLDRCLKDFDLPLSLKLNELSMGQKKKVFMSFALATGTRFLLMDEPTNGLDIPSKSQFRKVIANNMTEDRTLIISTHQVHDVESLLDHIIIMNQSQLLLDASVSDICEKYTFEYRNPQEMDDTVLYAEPTLQGNAAICKQQEGEQETQMNLELLFNAVINGKLND; this comes from the coding sequence ATGATACAGATTAAAGACATTGATTTCAGATACCCAGGTAGCAAGCACCTTGTATTTAGAGATTTCTCTTTGGAACTCAAGGAGAACAACATTTATGGCTTGCTCGGCAAGAACGGTACAGGCAAGAGCACCCTGCTCTACCTCATCAGCGGATTGCTCCGCCAGCAACAAGGTACCATTCTCGTGGATGGCATTTCGGCACAAGATCGCAAAGCCGAGATGCTGAAGGACATCTTCATGGTGCCCGAAGAGTTTGAACTGCCCAACGTTTCCCTCGCCACCTACGTGAAGATGAACCAGGGGTTCTATCCTAACTTCTCGCAGGAAGTGCTGGACCGTTGCCTCAAGGATTTTGATTTACCACTCTCTCTCAAGTTGAACGAACTCTCGATGGGACAGAAGAAGAAGGTATTCATGAGTTTCGCACTCGCCACGGGTACCCGCTTTCTTCTGATGGACGAGCCAACCAATGGTCTCGACATCCCATCGAAGAGCCAGTTCCGTAAGGTCATCGCCAATAACATGACGGAAGACCGCACCCTCATCATCTCTACTCATCAGGTGCACGATGTAGAGTCGTTGCTCGACCACATCATCATCATGAACCAGAGCCAGCTTCTGCTCGACGCTTCGGTTTCAGACATCTGCGAGAAATACACCTTCGAATACCGCAACCCACAGGAGATGGACGACACCGTGCTCTACGCCGAGCCAACCCTGCAGGGCAATGCCGCCATCTGCAAGCAACAGGAGGGTGAGCAGGAAACACAGATGAACCTGGAGTTGCTCTTCAATGCAGTAATTAATGGAAAATTAAACGATTAA
- a CDS encoding GntR family transcriptional regulator, with the protein MNFSNDKAIYVQIAERLSDEILAGKYKEDERIPSVREYAVLLEVNANTTVKAYDLLANDEIIYNKRGLGYFVSAGAKKQIKKTRKKEFMKERLPELARQMQLLDISIDEVKEELEKNLKKIKI; encoded by the coding sequence ATGAATTTCAGTAACGATAAAGCAATATACGTACAGATAGCCGAGCGATTGAGCGATGAGATTCTGGCGGGCAAGTACAAGGAAGACGAACGAATACCGAGCGTCAGGGAATACGCCGTGCTGCTGGAGGTAAATGCCAACACAACCGTGAAGGCATACGACCTGCTTGCCAACGATGAGATCATCTACAACAAGCGAGGCCTGGGCTACTTTGTTTCCGCTGGAGCCAAGAAGCAGATTAAGAAAACCCGCAAAAAGGAGTTTATGAAAGAAAGACTCCCGGAACTCGCTCGACAAATGCAGCTTCTCGACATCTCCATCGATGAAGTGAAGGAAGAGTTGGAGAAGAATCTCAAAAAGATAAAGATATGA
- a CDS encoding ABC transporter ATP-binding protein yields the protein MSLIHLKDVNKTYQGAQPLHVLKGIDLDIERGEFVSIMGASGSGKSTLLNILGILDNYDTGEYRLNDVLIKDLSETRAAEYRNKMIGFIFQSFNLISFKTAVENVELPLFYQGVSRKKRHELAMEYLEKLGLKQWANHYPNEMSGGQKQRVAIARALITKPEIILADEPTGALDSKTSVEVMDLLKELHQKEGMTIVVVTHESGVANETDKVIHIKDGLIGSIEDNRDHHLVSKDYVK from the coding sequence ATGTCATTAATTCATCTAAAAGACGTCAACAAGACCTACCAGGGTGCTCAGCCACTCCATGTGCTGAAGGGCATCGACCTCGACATCGAACGTGGCGAGTTCGTCAGCATCATGGGTGCTTCCGGCTCGGGAAAATCCACCTTATTAAATATACTGGGTATTCTCGACAACTACGATACGGGCGAATACCGACTCAACGATGTGCTCATCAAAGACCTCTCGGAAACCCGTGCTGCCGAATACCGCAACAAGATGATCGGCTTCATCTTCCAGTCGTTCAACCTCATCTCGTTCAAGACGGCGGTGGAAAACGTAGAGCTTCCACTCTTCTACCAGGGCGTGAGCCGCAAGAAGCGCCACGAACTGGCGATGGAATATCTAGAAAAACTGGGCTTGAAGCAATGGGCCAACCATTATCCTAACGAGATGTCGGGAGGACAGAAGCAGCGTGTAGCCATCGCCCGTGCCCTCATCACCAAACCGGAAATCATCCTAGCCGATGAGCCTACCGGAGCCCTCGACTCCAAAACGAGCGTGGAAGTGATGGACCTGTTGAAGGAACTGCACCAGAAAGAGGGAATGACCATCGTGGTGGTAACCCACGAAAGCGGTGTTGCCAACGAGACCGATAAGGTTATCCATATCAAGGACGGACTCATCGGAAGCATCGAAGACAACAGAGACCATCATCTCGTATCGAAAGACTACGTGAAGTAA
- a CDS encoding ABC transporter permease yields MRELIKEIWSTSKRNKLRTSLTGFAVAWGIFMLIFLLGAGNGLINAQLQQSTRFLANSMRVFPGETSKAYKGLKEGRSITLNDKDILISNKTYGQYIDDVGGRLEQYNVNINYGDNYVASQSLVGVAPTHPKIDKTELIAGRFINEIDMKEQRKNVVLSRSQAKELCKDYRSLVGKNVKISNLNFQVVGIYKDDESRNNTEAFIAYSTIKTIYAKGDDAGSLEFTIKNLKTREDNKQFEKNYRASINNNHQAAPDDERTIWLWNRYMDNIQMNQGIAIMQTALWIVGLFTLLSGIVGVSNIMLITVKERTREFGVRKAIGAKPWSILKLIITESIIITSFFGYIGMVCGVAANEIMDATIGHTTVDTGLFKAAMFVNPTVGIGTCIGATITIVIAGTIAGLIPAIKAARIRPIEALRAE; encoded by the coding sequence ATGAGAGAATTAATCAAGGAAATATGGAGTACGTCGAAGCGCAACAAGCTCCGCACTTCGCTTACGGGATTTGCCGTTGCCTGGGGAATCTTCATGCTGATATTCCTACTGGGCGCCGGCAACGGACTGATTAATGCCCAGTTGCAGCAAAGCACCCGATTCCTTGCCAACTCCATGCGAGTATTCCCGGGCGAAACCTCCAAGGCTTACAAGGGACTGAAGGAAGGCAGAAGCATCACGCTCAACGACAAGGATATCCTCATCAGCAACAAGACCTACGGTCAATACATAGATGATGTGGGCGGAAGACTGGAACAGTATAACGTGAACATCAACTATGGCGATAATTATGTGGCAAGCCAGTCATTGGTGGGTGTGGCTCCTACGCATCCCAAAATCGACAAGACGGAGCTGATTGCCGGACGATTCATCAACGAAATCGATATGAAGGAGCAGCGCAAGAATGTGGTACTGAGCCGAAGCCAGGCCAAGGAACTCTGCAAAGACTATCGTTCGCTGGTGGGCAAGAACGTAAAGATCAGCAATCTCAACTTCCAGGTGGTGGGAATCTACAAGGATGATGAATCGCGCAACAATACCGAAGCCTTCATCGCCTACTCCACCATAAAGACCATCTACGCCAAGGGCGATGATGCGGGAAGTCTGGAGTTTACCATCAAGAACCTGAAGACCAGGGAGGACAATAAGCAGTTTGAAAAGAACTATCGTGCCAGCATCAACAACAACCATCAGGCAGCACCTGATGACGAGCGAACCATCTGGCTCTGGAACCGATACATGGACAATATCCAGATGAACCAGGGAATCGCCATCATGCAGACGGCACTCTGGATAGTAGGTCTGTTCACCCTGCTGAGCGGAATCGTGGGCGTAAGCAACATCATGCTCATCACCGTGAAGGAGCGAACCCGAGAGTTTGGCGTAAGAAAAGCCATCGGAGCCAAGCCTTGGTCGATACTGAAGCTCATCATCACCGAGAGCATCATCATCACCTCGTTCTTCGGCTACATCGGAATGGTATGTGGCGTGGCGGCAAACGAAATCATGGACGCAACCATCGGCCACACCACCGTAGATACCGGACTGTTTAAAGCCGCCATGTTTGTGAATCCTACGGTGGGCATCGGCACCTGCATCGGTGCCACCATCACCATCGTCATCGCAGGCACCATCGCCGGACTCATCCCAGCCATCAAGGCTGCAAGAATCCGACCGATAGAGGCGCTGAGAGCAGAGTAA